The Pseudanabaena sp. PCC 6802 genomic interval GAGAGCGTAACCGTAAAGTTCTCGTCTAGTTCCACCACGGCATCGCCCGCGACATTGATGGTGATATCCTTGCTGGTTTGCGATGCTGTAAAGCTGAGCGTACCCGACGGCAAAATACCACCGCCAAAATCTGTCGCACTAGCAGGATTCGTACCGCTACCCGTTACCGCCCAGTTTACGTTGTTCGCTCCAGTTGTATCGCCCGTGCGCGTCACTGTGAAGGTAAACGCCTTGTTGCTAGAATTCCCTTCAGTTTGATTGGCGTTCTTGGGTGCGATCGCAAAGGTAGGAACAGTATCGTCGTTGAGAATCCTACCTGTAGCAGTTGCTCCAGCGATCGCCGCTCCACCGGAAGCACTGGTGAGCGTTACGGTGAAATCCTCATCTAGCTCGTTAACGATATCGCCTCGCACCTGGATATTCAGAACCTGGCTGGTTTGTCCTGCAAAGAAGGAAAGGGTGCCAGTGGGGAAGAAGCCGCCAAAATCTGCAACATCAGCAGGATTGGAGATCCTGCCATTAGCAACAGGGCTAGCAGCACTTGCTATGCCACCGTTGACGGCATAGTTCACCAGCGTAAAGTCGTTGATATTGGTATTACGGCTGACATTAAAAGTGAAGTTTTTGTAGCCACTATGGCCTTCTGCTTGACTAGCATTGACAGGAGTGATGGTGAAGCCTGAGATATCATCATTTTGAATCGTACCTGTGGCGGTAGCTGTAGTAATGGAAGCTCCGCTAGATGGATTGGAGAGCGTCACAGTGAAATCCTCACTTGATTCCACCACCGCATCGCCGTTGACGCTGACCGTTATCGTTTTACTCGTCTCATTCGCATCAAAGCTGACAATGCCGGAAGGAAGCTTGCCGCCAAAGTCTGTAGCATCAAGACCGCCACTACCGCTAACCGCCCAATCCGCCGTTGACGTGCCACTGGTATCCCCCGATCGCGTCACTGTGAAGGTGAAAGCTTTTGTACCGCTATTGCCTTCGGTTGCATTGGCGCTAGCATCGGCAGCGATCGCTAGAGCTGCATCATCGTTTTGAATCGTACCCGTGGCAGTAGCAGTATTAACGATAGCTGAGCCAGAAGGATTGGAGAGAGTTACAGTGAAATTCTCATTGGTTTCCACCACGGTGTCACCACTGACATCAACTGTAATCGTTTTACTCGTCTCATTCGCATTAAAGCTGACAGTACCCGACGGCAGCGTACCGCTAAAGTCTGCGGCATCAAGACCGCCACTGCCGCTGACTGCCCAATCTGCAGTTGTGGCAACACTGGTATCTCCTGACCGATTAACGGTAAACGTGAAAGTGTTTGTACCTGCATTTCCTTCAGCTTTAGTGGCATCAGTAGCAGCAATGTCTAAGGTTGGTGGTGCAAGTGTTGTAATGGAAAGCGACCAGCCGCCAGCAAAACTGCCAATATCTCCACCGGTATCGTCAACAACGTACAGCGACCAGGTGCCATTTGGATCGTTGCCGTTAAAAAGGGATAGGGTACTTCCATAAGGGCCAGTTGGAGCTGGTGCTGCAAAGGGATCGCTTGCACCTATATTTGTAGGACGAAAGGTTCCAGATGTAAGCTGGCTAGCATCTGGCAAAGAGGAGGCAGCATCATCATCCAGCGTAATGTTTAAATTGACAACGTCGAGTGAAGTACCTACATCTGAAAGGATAATCGCTTTTTGCCCTGTGGGACTTACCAGTAAAACATCCACATCATCGGGGAAAGTATGGTTGAAACCATTTAGAGTGACCGTAACCTTAGAGATCGAACCAGTTAAACCGCTGACATTAATTGGTGCCGGATATAGTGAAGCTGTCCCCGAAGTTATTCCCGAAGATGGGATTGAGATATTGTTTGTATTGCTAAACGTAGCCATGAGAAAATAGATTCCTCCGATTTATGATGTGAGAAAGATTGCTAAGCGATCGCACGGTTAAACAGAAAAAAAGCGCAAACACCTCCCCCCGAACGGCGATCGTTCGTCAGTTTAAGTAACTGGTTTCAGTTAAGTCTTGCCTAGCCTTTACTATGTTGACTAAGGTTACCCGCATTTTTGTAAAAGCGATCGGTGTTAAGATTAAATGACAAAGTCTGCCAATGGGACTATGAGCGACCCGACAAATCAAGAATTAAAAGATATCATCTTGAGTCTAGACAAAAAATTTGAGACTCAGCTACTGCAACTTGACAACAGGATAATGCAACTCGACAAAAAAGTAGACGTTCAGTTTGCCGAACTCAAAGGCGAAATTCAGCGCGTCGAAGAAAAAGTTCAGCACGTCGAAGAAAAGTTGTCCGGTGAAATTCAGCGTGTAGATGAAAAGTTGTCCGGCGAAATCTTGCGCATCGAAGAGAAGCTATCGAGTGAAATTAAGCGTGGCTATGAAAAGCTGTCTGGCGAAATTAAGCTTGTTGATGAGAGACTAAATGGCATGGAAAAACGAATAGGGAACGAAGAATTTATTAGCCGCAGTGCGTTTACGGTTCTATTTGCCAGCGCGATGGCAGGACTGACCAAATATCTATTTTTCTCATCTACACCTGGGTTGTATAGCGTTTTTCAATTGAGAACAGGTTTTATTGACGGGGTGAAGGGGTAGAACCCCTTCTTGGGGGCAACGCCCCCAAACCCCCTTCTCGTTTTCATCTGAAACCCGCTATAATTGTGATTTTAGGCTTAGATTGTGCCCGCGAGATATCCTCACAATGTTTACATTAGTTATTGGTGCGGCAAAATCCGGCAAAAGCGAGTGGGCAGAAATCCTCGCCAGGCGATCGCAACAAAACGTTATCTACATCGCCACCGCTCGACACGATCCGGGAGATAAGGAATGGCAGGCAAAAATCGCTCTACACAAGCTCCGCCGCCCCCCAGAGTGGCAAACTTTGGAAGTTCCCTATACTTTAGCTGAGACCATTCAACAATTTACTTCCAACCGTGAAGATCGCTATCTTCTGATCGATTCGTTGGGAACCTGGCTGGCAAACTGCCTCGATCGCGACGAGCCAACCTGGCACCAAACAGCGAGCGAATTACTAGAAGCAGTCAAATCCTGCCCAGCTAGTATTACAATTGTGGCAGAAGAAGTGGGCTGGGGTGTAGTGCCAGCCTACGAGAGCGGTC includes:
- a CDS encoding beta strand repeat-containing protein — its product is MATFSNTNNISIPSSGITSGTASLYPAPINVSGLTGSISKVTVTLNGFNHTFPDDVDVLLVSPTGQKAIILSDVGTSLDVVNLNITLDDDAASSLPDASQLTSGTFRPTNIGASDPFAAPAPTGPYGSTLSLFNGNDPNGTWSLYVVDDTGGDIGSFAGGWSLSITTLAPPTLDIAATDATKAEGNAGTNTFTFTVNRSGDTSVATTADWAVSGSGGLDAADFSGTLPSGTVSFNANETSKTITVDVSGDTVVETNENFTVTLSNPSGSAIVNTATATGTIQNDDAALAIAADASANATEGNSGTKAFTFTVTRSGDTSGTSTADWAVSGSGGLDATDFGGKLPSGIVSFDANETSKTITVSVNGDAVVESSEDFTVTLSNPSSGASITTATATGTIQNDDISGFTITPVNASQAEGHSGYKNFTFNVSRNTNINDFTLVNYAVNGGIASAASPVANGRISNPADVADFGGFFPTGTLSFFAGQTSQVLNIQVRGDIVNELDEDFTVTLTSASGGAAIAGATATGRILNDDTVPTFAIAPKNANQTEGNSSNKAFTFTVTRTGDTTGANNVNWAVTGSGTNPASATDFGGGILPSGTLSFTASQTSKDITINVAGDAVVELDENFTVTLSNPTNGALIETGTDTAMGAIVNDDIILGTAVNDSLNGSVGNDTISGLAGLDTLSGLGGNDSLDGGLGNDSLTGGLGNDTLLGGGDNDTLTGVDPASGFGSGEIDRLTGNSGSDRFILADSTRTYYFGGGTSDYALITDFGAGDVIQTRIGDTLTIGGALPSGIASGTALYLGTDLVAVVQGNVPTLASFVSV
- the cobU gene encoding bifunctional adenosylcobinamide kinase/adenosylcobinamide-phosphate guanylyltransferase, with the protein product MFTLVIGAAKSGKSEWAEILARRSQQNVIYIATARHDPGDKEWQAKIALHKLRRPPEWQTLEVPYTLAETIQQFTSNREDRYLLIDSLGTWLANCLDRDEPTWHQTASELLEAVKSCPASITIVAEEVGWGVVPAYESGRQFRDRLGALSRNLGAIADIVYLVTGGHALNLTAIGDRLPPN